A segment of the Maylandia zebra isolate NMK-2024a linkage group LG2, Mzebra_GT3a, whole genome shotgun sequence genome:
TTTTTATGCGTCGTTACTTTGTGTGAATCCGGGAACATCCTTCATTGGTAGCTTTCAGAGGACTGATCTCCACAGGACAAAGTGTGCTTCAGTCTATGATTGTGCCAACCAAAGCCAGTTTTCTTCTGAGGAGTTCTCTcctctctgtgtggagtttgcatgttctcccctggtttgtgtgggttctctccgggtactccagctGAACACTGGGTCAGGTGGCTACTTTGAAGAGTCAGAGGTTTAGGATATATTTTGGTCTATAAACTGATTCCATGATTGCTTTTTTAACTCCAGGTGCTTATTTGTACCATGGTTTAATTTCAGAGTGCAATGAGACATCAAACTGCATCATTCTCAATAGAAAACTGCAAAATTGTGGTGTTTTCAAACTTTTGACCTGTAGTGTATTTCAAAGTGTAAAGACTGTCTCCAGGTGGAAACCAGACGGACcagattgttctgtaaatatatttatattttcacacatttttgaCGTTTACAagttctatttgcatttcaagccACACTGAACACTATGGTGAGAGAGGagaaatgtttctttgtttttagtttgtctACAAAATtgacattaaagaaaagctGTTGGAGTGAAATCCTCGAGCTGCTGTTCACTTCATGTTAGCGACCAATGAGTTGTGAAGTAAACAACAATTGAACTGATTGGATCAGCCATAAACTGTGTTGTTGGTCTTTGATCTAAATCACTGGTACATCCCTAATCACCTGTGCCTTTGTTTCTGAATGAACTAACACAGCACATTGAACACCTTTACTTTGAACAAGCTGCAGTGTTCATATAACAACAGGTTCTTTCTGTTAACTGCACTGTTAATGAAGGCTGTAAGTCTGGGTTTATTTATGTCACATAAGTCAGTCACAGAAAAGTGTCCGATGGGAACATGTCACCAAGCTCCACAGATTTAAGTCACACAACCAGAAAGTGATGCTTTCTTTAGTTGTTTACATGAAAGCTTCTAAATAACAGagttcacctgtgtgtgatttggAGGATGTGTCAATAATGAATCGGTGACGTGTGCTTTTTGTTTCAGTCTTTCCCCGGCCCGACCAACCTGGTTGCTATGGCAGCACAGAGACAAGCTAAAATTGAGCGGTACCGTCAGAAGAAGGAGCTTGAGGCCAAACTGTCTGATGTTCGGAGAGCTGTGGAGAGCGGACAAGCTGATGATGAAGTCACCAGAGATTTTTACCTCCTGAATGTCCGAAGATGGGTCGCTGTGTGTTTGGAGGACATAGAGAGCATTGACCAAGAGGTGGAGATACTCAAAAAGATGGATATGTTTAAGGAGAATGCTCCCAAGCAACCCACTCACCCACCCAGGCCCCCCATGAAACCCTTCATCCTCACCAAGGATGCTGTGCAGGTGAGCTGGTTTGTTGTTGTACGACTGATTAAGGTGCATGCAGTCACAAGGTTGCACGTGCAGCCTGGACTCTCTTAATCAGCCTTTATTGTAATTTGCTAAAGTGGTCTGCTCGTTAGTCATCTGTGAGGATGATGCGTCACACAGCTTCAGTGATGTTCAgggtctggggaggccagtccatgtcTCATACTGTTGTAACAGTGTCAGCGTGATACGGTTCTTTTTCCCAGTAATGACCCAACACGGATCAAAGCAAagctccaacatgcacaaacatttgacctcaCAACATGTAATGAATTggcacaaatgtctttgatatgctgcttagtGATGGTGTTCGTGAGAACGCCgtgagaatcaataagtaatacTGATAATGGGATCACTGAATTCTTATCAGTTCCCGACTCCATGTGACTGTAATCCACTGTGACACGTCTCAGTCCATCTGCCCCCTGTTCATGTTTCATTGCTGCACTGACAACATTATTGATGAGCAATAAGAAATAACCAAGAGTTCAGAATGGTCATTTTTCATTGGCCTGTGGAACGTTATGTTCATGCAGTTTTATTAATATGATGCAGTgctccctcgctataacgcgctTCACCTGTGGCGGTCTCActgtttcacagattttttttttttgtgtgtgtgaaatttctttttctttttgaaacgGCGTattgtgtcctgcgtcctgattggctatGTTCAGCTTGTcacatttacataaatcttcgatcacTAGCAgcgtgactctgaagtgctggactgtatgtttgtaagttttctccccaacaaacaacaGTGTCGATGAAACGTCGTCACCTGCGGGttcctttggtttcattctgtaATGCTGGACTGATTTTGAACTTTCAGAGCTTAAacgagagaaaagtgtgaaaatgttcctgcctgtctgagaaacgagtataaagtgtgtagtgagggctTTACAGCCTTAAAGCATCTATAGTAATTGTAAAagataaagttggctacttcgcgGATTTCACTTATCgcaggttatttttagaacgtaactcccgCGATACGCGAGGCCGCTGTGTTTCATTTCACTAATGTTACAAATCCTTGGAGACAGGCTGGTAGACCTCAGCCTGCTCTGTGGAGGAATCACAGCAACAAGGTGGGACGGCTGCCACCAGCATTCAGCAAGCTACCGAATTTAAACATGGTATCAAACTACGATAACAGTTCATCTGTCTGTTTTATGTAGCATCTGAAGCTTTACTGTAAAAGTTTGAATTATGCCTTCTGTTTGGATCAGGCGTGTCAAACTCACGGCGCAGTTATGTCACAGGTCTGTCAGTATGTGGGACTGaatcttcagccctgctgaggATCCATGCAGGCATGGATGCTCTTTATTTTGATGGACACACCATGCAGCCAATTACACGCAGAGACTGGGATCATACCATTAGTGAAAGAAGGAAGGGGGGCATTGTGAAGACAGCAGGTGTAGTGGTGCAGGCCAGGTGGACAGAGAGACGGGGAGATGGATTTAAACGGTGACGGGATCAAGTGAAAATGCAAAAtgagcagcacctggctgcatttcagtgacGCTGCAAAGCTGAGTGCAGAATGTGTAAAATTAGGAGCTGAAATGATCCCGTTTTTATTTTTGAGCCATTTTTTCACTGCGGAGGACAAAAAGGTCTCAAACTTGTCCAGGCCTTAAACCTCACCTGTTCTCCCCAGTGGAAGTCAATCTATAAAGATGAGGCTGAATACAAACTTGTTACAGTTCAGTGTTGAACATTACATCAAACAGAAATGTGTGCATGTACTACACCGACTCAGTGTCGCAATGAGTCTCACAGGTTATTTATCATTCCTGTGGTGCTGATCACCACAAACAAGCAGAACGTTTCAGTGTTTCCTACTGATAAAAACCCTCCTTTATGGCCACTCACACTACACAGAGTCATGACGCATTAGACCAGGGGTGGCCAACCCGCGGCTCtcgagccgcatgcggctctttgCCTGGTTTCATGCGGCTCTTACGTTCAtatcaaagtttgtgttttgattttttttatgttgttgttttaaaatgtgcgCGTTCGCTTCGCTTGAGTTCAATACGGTATTTTCATCAAATGCGCATGTGTGTGAGATGAAAATACCGCAAAGTTTCCCAGTAGGAGCAAGTTCGCCCTTaaaatggcaggaaaaaaatgcacagcaaaaagaaaatatgaagaTGAACACAGGACGTTTTTAACAGAGTGGGagagtttatatttttttgttgaacGCAATGGCAAGCCATTCTGCCTTATATGTCAGACGTCATTAGCGCATTTCAAAGCTTCAAATCTTCAGCGCCACTTCAGCTCACTCCATGCTAACATCGACCAGGAATTTCCAAAAGGGACTGAACTTCGCAAGCACGAGTCGGCCACTTTGAAAAGTCAGGCAGAAAAGCAGATACAGTTTTTCCAAAACTTTACGAAGCGGTCAGAGACCATAACGCTCGCATCCTATCAGCTGGCTTGGAACATTGCACGGGTTAAAAAGCCATACGATGAAGGGGAGTTCGTTAAAAAATGCCTCAGTGATGTTGTTGAAATCTTGTCTCCTGAAAACGACAAATTAAAACGCATGGTATCAGACGTCCAACTGTCCCGCCACACTGTTGAACACAGAATATCGGACATTAACACGGCTATTGAAACACAGTTGCACTCTGACCTTCAAGCATGTGAGTATTTTAGTGTCGCATTGGATGAGAGTTGTGATATACAAGACAAGCCTCAGTGGGCAATATTTGCACGGTCTGTTTCAAACGATTGTGTGATCAAAGAAGAGCTCCTGGATATTGTGCCATTAAAAGACAGAACCCGTGGCATAGATGTGAAAGAAACCATGATGGCTGCATTAGAAAAAGCAAATCTGCCCATAACGAAATGAACTGCAATAGCCACGGATGGAGCACCAGCCATGATGGGATCTGTGAACGGGCTTGTGGGGCTGTGCAAAGCTGACCAAACTATTCCTGACTTTTGGAATttccactgcatcatccacatgGAGCAACTCGTGTCTAAATCATTGAATTTAGATAACGTCACGAAGCCTGTGATGGAAATCGTCAACTATATCCGCACACATGCGCTTAACCACAGGCAATTCAGGAATCTCATCGCTGAGCTGGACCAAGGGCTTCCAGGTGACCTGCCGCTGCACTGCACTGTGAGGTGGCTGTCAAAAGGCCAGGTACTCTCTCGCTTCTTTGAGCTTTTGGATGCCGTGAAACTGTTTATGGAAAAGAAGGACAAGGACTATCCCGAGCTCTCGGACCTCAAGTGGATTATGGATCTGGCCTTTTTGGTCGACATGCTGTGTCACTTGGACAGACTGAACCTGACCCTGCAGGGTAAGTTAAAAATGCTGCCTGACCTGGTGCAAAGTGTGTTTGCGTTTGTCAACAAACTGAAGCTGTTCAAGACATATTCAAAAGGGAGATTTAATGCATTTTCCCACTCTGCTAAAAGCCAGCGGGCAAGTCGCCAGTGCTGCCCTGAGTAAGCAAAGAGCCAGATATGCAACGCTGATTGAAAACTTGCACGAAAGCTTCGTGACCCGGTTCCATGATCTACAATTGAAAAGGCCACAGATTACGTTCCTCGTCGACCCATTTAATGCAGAGACCGGCTGTTTGAAAGTCCCGCTAGTCACAGATGAAGCTGCGGCTGAGTTGGAGATGATCGATCTTTGTGAAGAGGACCAATTGAAACCTGCTTTAAGGGAAGGGACCATTGAGTTCTGGAAAAGTGTGCCAATGGAAAAATACCCCAATGTCAAACGGGCTGCGCTTAAGATACTGTCAATGTTTGGGTCAACATACGTCTGCGAGTCTGTGTTTTCTACCCTAAAACATGTGAAATCAAAGCATCGATCTGTTCTGACTGACACACATGTGAAAGAATTGCTTCGAGTGACAACAACGGAATACAAGCCAGATTTAAAGAGGATTGTTCAAGGCAAGGAATGCCAGAAGTCCCACTAAACAACATGCATTATaaagtatttttgtttgtgGACTTGGTTGaactgagagtgtgtgtgtgtgtgtgtgtgtgtgtgtgtgtgtgtgtgtgtgtgtgtgtgtgtgtgtgtgtgtgtgtgtgtgtgtgtgtgtgtgtgagagagagagagagaacagtaaaaaaaaaaaaagtggctctTGGTCTCTGACTGGTTGGCCACCCCTGCATTAGACGATTAAATGACATGGTTTTCTATAGAAAGTTATGTTTTTTTAcagctgcagttaaaaaaaacagaaatctggAATCGACCACGAAAAGCATAAAAGTGTTAATATCTGAAGTCGGCTGTGATATGTGGATCCACTGACTCATCACAGTGTCAGCAGACTGAACCGAAAACATTCAACCAAATACTGGAAATTTAATTTCAGTCTGcttaaaaataagaattattGTCATAAATGTAGCTGCTAGTCCCAGAGCTCAGTGCCTCTGAACACTGACATTTACACTGGAAGCGGATGAAACATTGGTTGGGTTACAATTTTTAACAGAGCTCAACTGAATAGCTGGAAACGCTGATTAGCTGAAGTTTTCAGCAAGTGCTGTACTTGAAATCTGATGAGGGATCAAAAACGTAACAAATGTCACTCTGCTCTTTGTACTTGAACATCACGCCActcaaaaacataaaactgaaGGTACATTTTTGAATGTCTTCATTTAACAAGCTCATATCAGATCagttattgtttaaaaaatcTGAGTCACTTTGTTCCGATTTGCTTGAACGTGGATCGATGTCTTTAAATCCATGTGTTCACTTTGCACACAGGCTAAGGTGTTCGGGGCCGGTTATCCCAGTCTTCCTACCATGACAGTTGATGACTGGTATGAGCAGCACAAGAAACGCGGCGTCCTGCCTGACCAGGGTGTACCCAGGAAGCCCACTGCGGAGGATCACGGGGATCCGAGCGAGACGgacgaagaagaaaaagagaagaaggtTGAAAACGATGACGACGAATCTCTGCTAAAGGCCAGAAACTGGGATGACTGGAAAGACACTCACCGCAGAGGTTATGGGAACCGCCAGAATATGGGCTAGCTCATGTGTTCAACCGGGCTTGTCTCTCGCTTCATTTCTAtactaaatgaagaaaaacaccaCCGCATCAATAAATATGTACATTCAATACTTTGTCTGCAGGTTAGTTGGTCTGGAGATGAACACTACTGCTGATTAACTCATGTTACAACCGTTCTGTTGATTGGATCACATTCTCCTATGTACCGTCGTGGTTTccatttacaataaaaaaaataataattcagcTGGAAGCTTGAAACCATCGTGCTTATCCCTGTTGTTATGTCATGGGGAGTGTGACTCCTCGTTTCCCCGAGCCTTAGGAATGACCTATCAAACAGCTCTGAAAGAGTTCGTGATCTCTGACACTTCACTGTCTCTGGTCTGCCTGTGACCTGGAATGTCTCCGTGCATCAGCTGCTCAGTTCCCACAGCTGCGTACTGGAAGCGTTTTGCTCACACACTGATTTGAAGATGATGGCTGGTCTctgtttgattttatatataaaGACAGCAATAACAACCTTGTCCTACAACATCACGACATATTACACTGGTTCAAATCTGTTTAACAAAAGCTATGTCCATGCTTACTGCTCCCACGggaatgaaaaataataataatgataaatggcctgcatttgtatagcactttactcagtccctaaggaccccaaagctctttacactacattcagtcattcacacactggtgatggtaagctacattgtagccacagctgccctggggcgcactgacattatttataaagcacacttaaaaaccaagggtatgccAAGGTGCTTAATGAGTAACAGAGAGAATAGGAGGAGGATAATAGAAATAGGACCAAAGTAAGTAGGTATGCAAGCAGGTAGCTGTCACTGATACATAGGAAAGCAGCAGATACAGAACAAACAAGGAATTAAATGAGCATAAAAGTGCATGATATAAAATCATAAGTGAAGTGTTAACTAGAGGGAAAGGCAAGATTGGATAAGTGGGTTTTTAGTCGTGATTTAAACGGTGCTACAGATGCGCGGATATCAAGAGGACCGGGGCAGCCAGAGCAAACGGTCACCCCGAGACTTCGGCCGACATCTGGGTTGGTCAGTAAAAAACAGGTCGCAGCCAGGTGGGGCTGACGACACTCACTGATATCCTCCATGTGCGTTTTTTGCGGTTGGTGTTGATACAGCGGCAAggagaaaaacagcagcagcggTCTTAATGAAGCGACCGCTGCTGCCCGTTTCTGGGTTATACGAGCATTTTCAAACAATCTGAAGTCCACCGGATGTTCGGATCGTTTTCTCTCTTACATAAATGGCTGTGCACGAATCGCCTGACGCACAGATCACGTGAGTCTCCCAGACTCCCACAAACGTAAGCCAgcatctccctctgtgtctctgggCTGTACTGGAATCTCATCACCATGGCGGTAAAGACACGACTGCACACGCGGCACAGCTGCGGTGTCCGGGGCGCAGTGCGCAGATACAGAAACCGAGATGTGCACGAGATGTGTCGCGCGACACTGCAACCATAGCGGGGCTATATCAGTGCCAtttcttaaatgtgtaaaatctgtaacataatgtttggagtttagtctgttactgttgctgtttttaccatttcttcttggagcaactgtaacccacattatttccttagggattaataaagtattctgattctgattgtttcaggatgacctgccatcatccaatcacacatctgcttacctgcatctgttGCTCGCTTCTCCtcgtcttcttttctcttttttctaaactgagcacctgatggctttgaacttttcttgtccatcttggtttgaattttgcactccagtatgaacaatCATCCCCCAactcgaggatcaccacaacatgatctaacagacctacaccttagttcacagattcactttgtttattcctgggatttcacacaacccaggattcaaatcatgaatacataatgggcttggatttacaacattatgaatgaaatgtgctctacttggaagcagcaggtcttcctcccctttcgacgggttgtgtgtgagactttaaatcatcaaataaatataaattttaaattgttattgatcctttaccccgagtcctaaagtgtatatttattttcttactcctcTTATATATACTGTtggtttacttgcactgctgtaactggagcctcgtcgtctcgtctctctatatccTGGACTGCATGTagtggagatgacaataaagtttactttgacttcagcagcgagcatgcgcaccgagggctctcgcgctcacttttcgggtatagaatttcgaaaaagacatcggtgcaaattataagtctgtatcatgatgtctggtgttttcgtgtttgtatttattttcttttattttgcgagttggttattagacgctgccccagccggtcagagaatcccccgccgccccgccctctcctccctgagccgcaagcagcaggcgcacctcgcaaacggagggcgcccttactcccagcaaatgggcgatagaaaaccgatcggtgcctgtgACATCCCCgctatgcgctggcatgacgtcggggcagcatgagtgcGAGCATTTTTTTTTGCCGGTGCCGGTGATGCCGCCCCtcaccacgatgccgccccgggcaactgCCCGTATCAAAAACAGCTTCTGGTGGCCGGTATTGACAACTAACTCTTATGACTGTCTTGCTTCTCCGTAGCGTGTTTGGcattttttaacctttatttttaaaaaataaaattttttcCATAAAATACATTTCGAGAAAGATTTCACTgctattataattaggcctttagattgGCACCAAGGTTGATTTTGAttcatcattattttttttgcaggggCACAGTAAATGTAATAATCATAACCTATAATGGTATATgatgtttttcactttttccacaCTAAATGTTTATTACCTTGCTAACGTAAATAAAATTACAAGCTCAGTTTGAactagaaaaacatttattttagaaaGATAAACATGAACATTTATGTTGTTGGGGAtggggagagagacagacagggagAGAGGTAGTATGTGTCTGGGTGTGAGAGTCCTGCTCAGACGGCACAGTCGTTACAAATGGACACACTGTGGTCCTTGCATGTATGCTTCTCACATTTGCAGCAGGCGTTGACAactcttctccttttttctttgcaaagTTCGCACTGCCTCCTGCTCTTACATTGAATGATGGGAGCGGTCCATGAAGCCGCTGCAGTCAGATTTGTGACTACTGCTGCAGCGGCTGATGAGCGAGGAAGGCGCTCTCTCTTTGCTATGTGTGGGTTCACCAGCATTTCTCCCACTTCTTCAATGAAGACCCTCCGTCTGTGTCCTTTCTGCTTCGGCCAGGATGACTCGATTGATGTCCACAGGACGTAGGCATTGTAAAGTGAAACATCAAGGACGTTGTGGAAGAGGGCCAGTGGCCAGTAATTTGTTTTCCTCCTGCAGGAGTAGGTGCCAACAacctaacaaaaaaagaagcataaaacatacatatatattagaCATGAATATGAGCaagaatgaataaatatatgCATAACTGGTTCGTAATGACACCTACCATATCAAGGTTGTCGACACCTCCTTTGCATTTGTTGTAATCTTCGATTATTACAGGCTTTCTCTTCCCTTCTTTGCTCACGTCTGGGCAGCGGTGTTTTGTGCTTAGTAGCAGCACATTCTTGCCCCGTCGGGGGATGTAAGACACaagtgtgtgggtgtttgtaaAAGCGAAGATGGAGGAGAagatctctctcttttttgcctGGAGCAAATGAGGTGGAAGCTCAGGCTTGTTTTGGCGAATTGTGCCAACCAGGGCCATTTTCCTCTTGAGTAGCTCATCTGCCAGTGCACAGGAAGTGAAAAAATTATCACAGGTGACGACGTGTCCCTGGAGCCCCTCTGTCATGTCCAGGACCACCCTCATCCCCTGGTTGACTTCAACACGATCTGGAGCTGCTTTGCCCGTGTACACCTGCAGTCTCCATGCGTAGGATGTTTTGACATCACAGGCTGCCCAAATCTTGATACCATATTTGGCCGGCTTCTTTGGCATGTACTGCCTGAAGCTACACCTGCCTTTGAACGCGACGAGTTGTTCATCCACACAGAGATCTCTGTCTGGGCTGAACAGCATCTCCAGGCGGTGCGTCCACATATTCCAGACTTTGCGGAAGGGAGTCATCTTGTCAACATGGCGTTGGGGGCGGGATAGCTTATCATCGAACCGCAGTGCTCTGCTGATGTTCTTAAACCTTTTCTGTGACATCGTAGCCCGGAAAATGCTCCGTCCCCATTTTTCGCTCCAGAGGCTCAACGTGGATTCGTGTTTTGACCTGTAAACACCGGACAAAACGAGCAGCCCCACATAAGCCCGAAACTCCTCTGCGTCTATATCTCGCCAGCCGGGAATTTTGCGATTCCCATGCAGGTTTGTCATGGACACAATATGCTTCACGATCTCATCCGTTAGAAACAGCGCGAAGCTGGATATGGGGTCAACGATTCGGAGAGTGGCATAGCGTGTAGGTCCCGGGGTCAGACCAGTGGCTGCTGGGATGTAGCGGAACGTCTCAGCGTTTGTGGGAGACCAagatatttttccattttttgacGTCCATGCTGCTTCATCAATTTTCTCTCCGTTTTCATCTCCGGCCGCTGCTGCTTCATCAATTTTCTCTTCGCTTTCATCTTCATCCGAGTCGGAACTGGACCCCAGctgctctgtttctgcctcCGATACCTCTTCCTCCTCGTCCCCAGATTCCACGGGGGATAACGCGGAGCTATCCTCGTACTCAGAGTTCATGATGACTGGATATCACGGATATTTAAATAGATTTCCTTATGCGGCCAGGAGATCGTTTCTCTTGCCTTCCCTTTTGCCAGCACGTGCAGGACTAAACCGATTCAAAACTCTATCCGGTTAGTCGTGACGCATGGACCCTGCTTCCGGTCAGTCCAGCTAATGTAAAGCTACAAACATCTCTACtgtttaggctacgtccacacgtacacgggtatttttgaaaacagagattttccgtttccgttttaaaaaaatcccgtccacacgtgaAGTTTTG
Coding sequences within it:
- the LOC143420293 gene encoding immunoglobulin-binding protein 1-like, which encodes MAESENSNSVRQPLNVDAEPLKLSELLDRGWKIFEEVDSTNEPLGSNSIQVKVKRGVQMLEEASRMVAQLDLFSRNEELEEIATADLKYLLLPALLGALTMKQTTRDKRLEIVQTARAYFMDFLRRCDEYKVSPFKLPDSTGEKARPDGGSEDGNAKANSFPGPTNLVAMAAQRQAKIERYRQKKELEAKLSDVRRAVESGQADDEVTRDFYLLNVRRWVAVCLEDIESIDQEVEILKKMDMFKENAPKQPTHPPRPPMKPFILTKDAVQAKVFGAGYPSLPTMTVDDWYEQHKKRGVLPDQGVPRKPTAEDHGDPSETDEEEKEKKVENDDDESLLKARNWDDWKDTHRRGYGNRQNMG
- the LOC112435394 gene encoding piggyBac transposable element-derived protein 4; amino-acid sequence: MNSEYEDSSALSPVESGDEEEEVSEAETEQLGSSSDSDEDESEEKIDEAAAAGDENGEKIDEAAWTSKNGKISWSPTNAETFRYIPAATGLTPGPTRYATLRIVDPISSFALFLTDEIVKHIVSMTNLHGNRKIPGWRDIDAEEFRAYVGLLVLSGVYRSKHESTLSLWSEKWGRSIFRATMSQKRFKNISRALRFDDKLSRPQRHVDKMTPFRKVWNMWTHRLEMLFSPDRDLCVDEQLVAFKGRCSFRQYMPKKPAKYGIKIWAACDVKTSYAWRLQVYTGKAAPDRVEVNQGMRVVLDMTEGLQGHVVTCDNFFTSCALADELLKRKMALVGTIRQNKPELPPHLLQAKKREIFSSIFAFTNTHTLVSYIPRRGKNVLLLSTKHRCPDVSKEGKRKPVIIEDYNKCKGGVDNLDMVVGTYSCRRKTNYWPLALFHNVLDVSLYNAYVLWTSIESSWPKQKGHRRRVFIEEVGEMLVNPHIAKRERLPRSSAAAAVVTNLTAAASWTAPIIQCKSRRQCELCKEKRRRVVNACCKCEKHTCKDHSVSICNDCAV